Proteins encoded by one window of Nitrospirota bacterium:
- a CDS encoding phosphoadenosine phosphosulfate reductase, which yields MNSTAMLIEMHARDIRPDLILFADTGGERPETYAHIIDFNEWLTDHDLPGIQVVRAVRRNGKTHTLEESCLRLRQLPSLAFGGHSCSLRFKKEPQDKYVNHWRPAEEAWRRGSRCIKAIGYDAGETRRTFRVPEDDRKYEWWHPLVEWGLGRSECIEIIARAGIPVPRKSSCFFCPAMKKPEILGLKEEHPDLLRRALDVERTWQESDHEKKSTRGLGRRFAWSEFMAAVEARNRTRGLWEEKELRAAA from the coding sequence GTGAACTCGACGGCGATGCTGATCGAGATGCACGCCCGGGACATCCGCCCGGACCTCATCCTATTTGCGGACACCGGCGGCGAGCGGCCTGAGACATACGCCCACATCATCGACTTCAATGAATGGCTGACAGACCACGACTTGCCCGGCATCCAGGTCGTCCGGGCCGTCCGGCGAAACGGCAAGACGCACACGCTCGAGGAGAGCTGTCTGAGACTGAGGCAGCTCCCGTCGCTGGCGTTCGGCGGGCACTCCTGTTCGCTGCGGTTCAAGAAGGAGCCGCAAGACAAGTACGTCAACCACTGGCGGCCGGCCGAGGAGGCGTGGCGCAGGGGCTCCCGGTGCATCAAGGCCATCGGGTACGACGCCGGCGAGACGCGCAGGACGTTCCGTGTCCCGGAAGACGATCGGAAATACGAATGGTGGCACCCGCTCGTGGAATGGGGACTCGGACGGAGCGAGTGCATAGAGATCATCGCACGGGCGGGCATCCCGGTACCGAGAAAGAGTTCGTGCTTCTTCTGCCCGGCCATGAAGAAACCGGAAATCCTGGGTCTCAAGGAGGAACACCCGGATCTCCTGCGAAGGGCGCTCGATGTGGAGCGCACATGGCAGGAGAGCGACCATGAAAAGAAGAGCACCCGCGGCCTCGGACGCCGGTTCGCATGGAGCGAGTTCATGGCGGCGGTAGAGGCAAGAAACAGGACGCGAGGACTCTGGGAGGAAAAGGAACTGCGGGCTGCCGCATGA
- a CDS encoding JAB domain-containing protein → MRKLLREIHVRFEERKNCEFVDPGRVLSSKDAYTAVKALATWDREALVTLFLSSRCDVIGYEISGVGGINACGVRVNGLLRSAVQCGAASLIVCHNHPSGDPQPSEEDRKVTVQIRDASKILELTLLDHIIIGHDKHFSFATETELLKTDNRLQRRARRRNRPRRASWSVGPLGL, encoded by the coding sequence GTGCGAAAGCTCCTCCGGGAAATCCACGTGCGCTTCGAAGAGAGGAAGAACTGTGAGTTTGTCGACCCCGGGCGAGTCCTTTCGTCAAAGGACGCGTACACGGCCGTCAAAGCGCTTGCCACATGGGACCGCGAAGCCCTGGTCACTCTGTTTCTCAGCAGCCGGTGCGACGTCATCGGCTACGAGATCAGCGGCGTAGGCGGAATCAACGCGTGCGGGGTCCGAGTGAACGGGCTCCTCCGAAGCGCGGTCCAATGCGGTGCAGCGAGCCTCATTGTCTGCCACAACCATCCGTCCGGAGACCCCCAGCCGAGCGAAGAGGATCGGAAAGTGACCGTTCAGATACGGGATGCGTCCAAGATTCTTGAGCTGACGCTTCTCGACCATATCATCATCGGGCACGACAAACATTTCAGCTTCGCAACGGAGACGGAGCTCCTCAAGACGGACAACAGACTTCAGCGAAGAGCTCGCCGGAGAAACAGGCCACGAAGGGCGTCCTGGTCGGTAGGGCCGCTCGGACTGTAA
- a CDS encoding nucleotidyltransferase domain-containing protein, translating to MLAYSARGRIIRQFLTDADAAREIGTMLPRVDGGPPAAAAMTFPHERSILGKGTMKRKSQSVNGNIRKMVRRIVAQFRPEQVYLFGSRARGSAKKDSDADLLVVMPVNGSKREKRIQIGVALHDIPMAVDVVVVTPQEMEKWKDIPAMIPRVALKEGKLLYARACLNPSARGLIA from the coding sequence GTGTTGGCCTACAGCGCTCGGGGCCGGATCATCAGGCAGTTCCTCACCGATGCGGATGCCGCACGCGAAATCGGCACGATGTTGCCGCGGGTGGATGGCGGTCCGCCCGCTGCGGCAGCGATGACATTCCCCCATGAGCGGAGTATCCTTGGGAAAGGAACGATGAAGAGGAAAAGCCAATCTGTGAACGGAAATATCCGCAAAATGGTTCGCCGGATCGTCGCGCAATTCCGTCCGGAACAGGTCTACCTGTTCGGATCTCGTGCGCGAGGGAGCGCAAAAAAGGACAGCGACGCGGACCTGTTGGTGGTCATGCCGGTGAATGGGTCGAAGCGAGAGAAGCGAATCCAGATCGGGGTGGCTCTTCACGACATCCCGATGGCGGTTGATGTGGTTGTGGTAACACCGCAAGAGATGGAAAAATGGAAAGACATTCCGGCCATGATCCCCAGGGTTGCTCTCAAGGAAGGGAAGCTCCTGTATGCCCGAGCCTGCCTTAATCCGTCGGCAAGGGGTTTGATCGCGTAG
- a CDS encoding HEPN domain-containing protein produces the protein MGAEGGERSQNAALTLRSEEDCPTDTACFHVQQCVEKYIKAFLTLRVIDFPKVHDLKQIIAILPGDCRIPFTVEELRRLTDYATMRRRAKA, from the coding sequence TTGGGTGCAGAAGGCGGAGAACGATCTCAAAACGCGGCCCTGACGTTGCGCTCCGAAGAAGACTGCCCGACCGACACCGCCTGCTTTCATGTTCAGCAGTGTGTCGAGAAATACATCAAGGCCTTCCTGACGCTACGAGTGATTGACTTCCCGAAGGTGCATGACCTGAAACAGATCATTGCGATCTTGCCCGGTGATTGCAGAATTCCTTTCACGGTGGAGGAACTGCGACGTTTGACCGACTATGCCACGATGCGTCGCCGGGCGAAAGCCTGA
- a CDS encoding ParB N-terminal domain-containing protein: MRRVAVRDIVLSGPAPDVKKLADSIGRVGLLQAPTLEAAGDGRYRVRAGRRRVWALRSLGWEMIDARVYDEGDLSEVERVGILLTENGNRSENPVAELAAIERLVASGLTAKGIAKSLGQPSTWVKARLALRNLSPDLRKALETGTLTLSTALRAARLNKEEQGALVEKWQEEGAERISLDAVEAMKKKEPVSVPLRMFATDPTKGNEPLERVRRIKEGLRDLLKELKHTGNEGAAKHAQEAYECLGRLRAALETKEGKD; the protein is encoded by the coding sequence ATGCGGCGGGTCGCCGTGAGGGACATCGTCCTTTCCGGACCCGCGCCCGACGTAAAAAAGCTGGCCGACTCGATCGGTCGGGTCGGACTCCTCCAGGCGCCGACCCTTGAGGCCGCTGGCGACGGGCGCTACCGGGTTCGGGCGGGCCGCCGGCGCGTGTGGGCCCTTCGATCGCTTGGCTGGGAGATGATCGACGCAAGGGTTTACGACGAGGGGGACCTGAGCGAAGTGGAGCGCGTAGGGATTCTTCTCACGGAAAATGGGAACCGATCTGAAAACCCCGTGGCTGAACTGGCAGCGATCGAGAGGCTTGTCGCCTCCGGACTTACGGCAAAGGGCATCGCGAAAAGCCTGGGGCAACCCAGCACATGGGTAAAAGCGCGGCTCGCCCTTCGAAACCTCTCACCCGACCTACGGAAGGCGCTTGAAACGGGGACGCTGACGCTGAGCACGGCCCTGCGCGCAGCGAGACTCAATAAAGAAGAGCAAGGCGCCCTGGTCGAGAAATGGCAGGAGGAAGGAGCAGAACGGATCAGCCTCGACGCCGTGGAGGCCATGAAAAAGAAGGAACCGGTGTCCGTTCCCCTCCGGATGTTCGCCACCGACCCGACCAAAGGAAACGAGCCGCTGGAGCGGGTGCGAAGAATCAAGGAGGGCCTACGGGACCTTCTGAAGGAACTAAAGCACACGGGCAATGAAGGGGCCGCGAAACATGCGCAAGAAGCCTACGAGTGTCTTGGACGCCTGCGCGCGGCCCTCGAAACAAAGGAAGGAAAAGACTGA
- a CDS encoding class I SAM-dependent methyltransferase has product MRTAVHNPGTTFAALDPCAGEGAALAGLTGGTRAITYGIELDQVRARRAGEKLQHVLHTSLFDTFIEPGSISLLLLNPPYDDAGGRRLEERFLRRAWPALKPEGVLVFIVPEILLRDYQVRVVLGCRFHSIKAYRFPEGEYERFRQIFVIGKLRADPDWHRREHDIPTEPFESLGKHLRVSGPWSIPYGKALSTFTCTEVSEDDVRAELETGTSARWLADKLRGTFAQMERPLMPLKKGHIVQLLLGGFLDNTVIELPGEKGPRRVAVKGFSQKHTHTFEDEEKGKTIIREYMQCGVNILDLATGQIEEMRF; this is encoded by the coding sequence TTGCGGACAGCGGTCCACAATCCCGGGACCACGTTCGCAGCCCTGGATCCGTGCGCGGGAGAAGGAGCAGCGCTCGCAGGTCTGACCGGCGGAACCCGGGCCATCACGTACGGAATCGAACTTGATCAGGTGCGGGCGCGGCGCGCCGGCGAGAAGCTCCAGCACGTGCTCCACACGAGCCTGTTCGACACCTTCATCGAACCCGGCAGCATCTCGCTCCTTCTTCTCAACCCGCCCTACGACGATGCCGGAGGCCGCCGGCTCGAGGAGCGATTCCTGCGACGGGCGTGGCCGGCACTGAAGCCAGAGGGGGTTCTCGTTTTCATTGTGCCGGAGATTCTCCTCAGAGACTACCAAGTACGCGTTGTTCTTGGATGCCGGTTCCACTCCATCAAGGCCTACCGTTTTCCCGAGGGAGAGTACGAACGATTCCGGCAAATATTCGTCATCGGCAAGCTGAGGGCCGACCCGGATTGGCACAGGCGTGAGCACGACATCCCGACCGAGCCCTTCGAGAGCTTGGGCAAACATCTTCGGGTTTCCGGACCCTGGAGCATTCCGTACGGAAAAGCGCTCTCAACCTTCACCTGCACGGAGGTCAGCGAAGATGACGTAAGGGCCGAGCTCGAAACGGGCACTTCGGCCCGGTGGCTCGCCGACAAACTGCGGGGAACCTTCGCGCAGATGGAACGACCCCTCATGCCCCTCAAGAAAGGCCACATTGTGCAGCTCCTCCTGGGCGGATTTCTGGACAACACGGTGATCGAGCTTCCCGGAGAGAAAGGTCCCAGGCGGGTGGCCGTCAAGGGATTTTCCCAAAAGCACACGCATACGTTCGAAGACGAGGAGAAGGGCAAGACGATCATCCGGGAATACATGCAATGCGGAGTCAATATCCTTGACCTCGCCACGGGACAAATCGAGGAGATGAGATTTTGA